One region of Niallia sp. Man26 genomic DNA includes:
- a CDS encoding flavin reductase family protein, protein MLTIDPSTLSAKEVYKFFIGSIIPRPIAFVTSKGSGGVINGAPFSFFNIVSSNPPILSVAVQRNGGNEKDTAKNIKEYSEFVIHVCDEDNIAAINETAANLPPDESEIELAGLSVAESSVISVPGIKEAKVRIECKLEGIVEIKDDNGIPTCDLILGRAVCFHIEDQLYENGRIDPKLLKPVSRLAGNDYSKLGEMFTINRPK, encoded by the coding sequence ATGTTAACAATTGATCCAAGCACGCTTTCTGCGAAAGAGGTGTATAAGTTCTTTATCGGCAGCATTATTCCGAGACCAATCGCGTTTGTTACTTCTAAAGGAAGCGGCGGTGTTATTAATGGTGCACCGTTCAGCTTCTTTAATATCGTATCTTCCAATCCTCCAATCTTATCTGTTGCAGTTCAAAGAAATGGCGGTAATGAAAAAGATACAGCTAAAAATATTAAGGAGTACAGCGAATTTGTCATCCATGTTTGTGACGAGGATAATATTGCAGCAATTAATGAAACTGCTGCAAATCTTCCGCCGGACGAAAGTGAGATAGAACTTGCTGGACTGTCGGTTGCTGAAAGTTCTGTTATTTCAGTGCCTGGAATTAAGGAAGCGAAAGTCCGGATTGAGTGTAAATTAGAGGGAATTGTAGAGATTAAGGATGATAATGGGATACCTACTTGCGATTTAATACTGGGCCGTGCTGTTTGCTTCCATATTGAAGATCAATTATATGAAAATGGAAGAATCGATCCGAAGCTTTTAAAGCCTGTCAGCAGGCTTGCGGGAAATGATTATAGCAAGCTGGGTGAAATGTTTACAATCAACAGACCAAAATAA
- a CDS encoding HD-GYP domain-containing protein, with protein sequence MGILNEGEFIETVYFKGLQLSLIAAGDGTEVIHHKLQPGSSWAMGPEEGWEGLEYFFIVSGKLVYQRDEVSIELIPGQSFFESPIKEYTIFHAKEETEFIYVTSQPVFHHYSQLSKDLLELTISIEEKDGYTRDHCERIKDYSMLVGEVLDLNTKQIARLNLASFFHDLGKVKVPLNILQKPSKLTDDEWEIMKLHTTFGRELLEETRIPLLGEIGLIVEQHHERYDGKGYPKGLKGDEITVEAAIIAVVDSFDAMTTDRVYKKGKSKKAAFEEILKNRGTMYHPQVVDAFIALQDKIENY encoded by the coding sequence GTGGGTATATTAAATGAAGGAGAGTTTATTGAAACAGTATATTTTAAAGGCTTGCAGCTTTCATTAATTGCAGCAGGTGACGGAACGGAAGTTATTCACCATAAACTGCAGCCAGGTTCTAGCTGGGCGATGGGTCCAGAAGAGGGCTGGGAAGGACTGGAGTATTTTTTTATTGTTTCTGGCAAACTAGTATATCAAAGAGATGAAGTATCTATCGAGCTTATACCCGGACAGTCCTTTTTTGAGAGCCCAATCAAGGAATATACTATTTTCCATGCTAAAGAAGAAACAGAGTTTATTTATGTGACAAGTCAGCCAGTGTTTCACCACTATAGCCAACTTTCTAAAGACTTATTAGAGCTGACTATTTCTATAGAAGAAAAAGACGGGTACACAAGAGATCATTGTGAGAGAATTAAGGACTATTCGATGCTCGTTGGTGAAGTGCTTGATCTTAACACAAAACAAATTGCCCGCCTAAACCTTGCTTCCTTTTTTCATGATCTTGGCAAAGTTAAAGTACCTTTAAATATATTGCAAAAACCTAGTAAACTCACAGATGATGAATGGGAAATCATGAAACTACATACAACTTTTGGTCGTGAGCTGTTAGAAGAAACGAGAATTCCATTACTAGGCGAAATAGGTTTAATAGTTGAACAGCATCATGAAAGGTATGACGGTAAAGGATATCCTAAGGGTTTAAAGGGTGACGAAATTACAGTTGAAGCAGCTATAATTGCTGTCGTTGACTCCTTTGATGCAATGACAACAGATAGGGTCTATAAAAAAGGCAAATCAAAAAAGGCAGCCTTTGAGGAAATTCTAAAAAACAGAGGTACAATGTATCATCCACAAGTAGTTGATGCTTTTATAGCATTACAAGATAAAATAGAAAACTATTAA
- a CDS encoding 8-amino-7-oxononanoate synthase has translation MKKLVWSLLAVILIVSLQVKPAEAAYLPEYDKYVEVTYDQARQIADLLGMKNIPLGEQTAKITFDVQEKVIAKIEKIIGKEIDHYYIWLTVDGQPVLGIDPPIILA, from the coding sequence ATGAAAAAACTAGTTTGGAGCTTATTGGCTGTCATTTTAATCGTTTCCTTGCAAGTAAAGCCTGCAGAAGCAGCTTATTTGCCAGAATACGATAAATATGTAGAAGTAACCTATGATCAAGCAAGACAAATTGCTGACTTATTAGGGATGAAGAATATTCCTCTTGGTGAACAAACTGCTAAGATTACTTTTGATGTTCAGGAAAAGGTTATTGCTAAAATCGAAAAAATTATCGGTAAAGAAATTGACCATTATTATATCTGGCTAACTGTAGATGGACAACCTGTACTTGGAATTGATCCGCCTATAATACTGGCTTAA